From the Amycolatopsis thermoflava N1165 genome, one window contains:
- a CDS encoding DUF6192 family protein gives MHHVLHPDAAHDPHVACQTLLESIERVRAAASWAETEINTGDTSMDEALAKMLGGES, from the coding sequence GTGCACCACGTTCTACACCCAGATGCAGCGCATGATCCCCACGTTGCATGTCAGACTCTCCTGGAGAGCATCGAGCGGGTACGCGCGGCGGCGAGCTGGGCCGAGACCGAAATCAACACCGGTGACACCTCGATGGACGAGGCGCTGGCGAAAATGCTCGGAGGCGAGTCATGA
- a CDS encoding DUF6192 family protein encodes MRTKCSVQFELGDITLDMIPKQRNDFENHGVESVLRAFAEAIGVSGSTLKSYRHVAIAWPADKRNPDVSFRIHDILSAHPSRYHKIDKPPVDPVSGERRWTVNEALRAAGRTPATPGHIAGASGPRA; translated from the coding sequence GTGCGGACGAAGTGCAGTGTTCAGTTCGAGCTGGGTGACATCACCCTGGACATGATCCCGAAGCAGCGCAACGACTTCGAGAACCACGGCGTCGAGTCGGTGCTACGCGCGTTTGCCGAGGCGATCGGAGTGAGCGGCAGCACGCTCAAGAGCTACCGGCACGTGGCGATCGCGTGGCCGGCGGATAAGCGCAACCCGGATGTGAGTTTTAGGATCCACGACATCCTATCGGCACATCCCAGCCGGTACCACAAGATCGACAAGCCGCCGGTGGACCCGGTGAGCGGGGAGCGTCGCTGGACGGTGAACGAGGCGCTGCGTGCGGCTGGCCGCACCCCAGCAACACCCGGTCACATCGCAGGAGCGAGTGGACCGCGTGCGTGA
- a CDS encoding sensor domain-containing diguanylate cyclase, with the protein MAHAVVTAEAAREAVLDVPLICSSTVATGAILSACAVTHACCTRSRAQRRADDRNEQPVDQSAIWLITAAAALPLVWALGLLLILRLVRRHEHGAHPRRFMLATSTTVASVLAAHGVATATPLRDWLTHGSAWPETTLGRFHLVALLIALGVAYFAVQALLRCSATPRNTDRLIAAHGMTVVTVLIGLAATTATAVSPLITPTFIPIALHMTRLDQMNRVLGNDAIHDPLMGLLNRRGFLPLAQEVLKRDTAANRPTTVLFADLDNFKSWNDDLGELGGDEILKAVAATLEGESRVEDLLCRWGGEEFVAVLPGTNLEQGTEVAERIRLAVERLDTLVRLPGSTEHLRIGRDTRPCTISIGVATSPAHGVCLDELVDTAIRAKKSAKAGGRNRVVRARDGA; encoded by the coding sequence GTGGCCCATGCCGTCGTCACAGCCGAGGCAGCGCGGGAAGCGGTCCTCGACGTTCCCCTGATCTGCTCGTCGACGGTCGCCACCGGCGCGATCCTGTCGGCCTGCGCCGTTACTCACGCGTGCTGCACACGTTCGCGCGCCCAACGTCGCGCCGATGACCGGAACGAGCAGCCCGTCGACCAGAGCGCGATCTGGCTCATCACCGCAGCCGCGGCGCTTCCCCTCGTCTGGGCTCTCGGCTTGCTGCTCATCCTGCGGTTGGTCCGCCGACACGAGCACGGCGCACATCCCCGCCGATTCATGCTCGCGACCTCGACGACCGTCGCATCCGTGCTCGCAGCCCACGGGGTCGCGACCGCGACGCCGCTTCGCGACTGGCTCACCCACGGCTCAGCGTGGCCGGAGACGACGCTGGGTCGCTTTCACCTCGTGGCTCTACTGATCGCTCTCGGCGTCGCCTACTTCGCCGTGCAGGCATTGTTGAGGTGCTCAGCCACCCCACGAAACACCGACAGGCTGATCGCGGCACACGGCATGACTGTGGTCACCGTGCTCATCGGACTGGCCGCCACGACTGCGACGGCCGTGTCTCCGCTGATCACGCCGACCTTCATCCCCATCGCCCTTCACATGACGCGCCTGGACCAAATGAACCGAGTCCTGGGGAACGACGCGATACACGATCCGCTGATGGGCCTGCTCAACCGGCGGGGATTCCTGCCACTCGCCCAGGAGGTCCTGAAGCGTGACACCGCGGCCAATCGCCCGACGACAGTCCTGTTCGCCGACCTCGACAACTTCAAGAGCTGGAACGACGACCTCGGCGAGCTCGGTGGCGACGAGATACTCAAGGCCGTAGCGGCAACGCTGGAAGGCGAGAGCCGGGTCGAAGACCTCTTGTGTCGCTGGGGCGGCGAGGAGTTCGTGGCGGTTCTGCCCGGCACGAACCTCGAGCAGGGCACCGAAGTCGCTGAACGCATCCGGCTCGCAGTGGAGCGCCTCGACACCCTCGTTCGGCTTCCCGGAAGCACCGAACACCTCCGCATCGGCCGCGACACTCGCCCTTGCACCATCTCCATCGGAGTCGCCACCAGCCCGGCACACGGCGTCTGCCTCGACGAGCTCGTCGACACGGCCATCCGCGCGAAGAAGTCAGCGAAGGCCGGCGGACGCAACCGCGTCGTGCGTGCGAGGGACGGCGCTTGA
- a CDS encoding FAD-binding protein — protein sequence MTSVAGLGWDPVTRTWTTASTAGVTKVPPLDGQLIVDVPPAFTDASRDMGRMVHRTPGAVLKPGSVQDVGRMVALCREHRIPVAAQGAGHTTHGQRLVGESGLAIDMRTLDGVEPVRRNRVVCEAGALWSDVVITLAEQGFRFRGGLTGYLNLSVGGTLSVGGISPNYQCGAQVDAVERIQVVTGQGHTLWASAAENRDVFAGALAGLGQVGVITQAELALAPLPRRVHTWSVPYSTAADAFQAMRTVMAHNVLDEVYCTVRPPEHDAQPTFLVQLAYYEVETTPPRNIVDTLPTPIEPEHYETKTYLDHVTLDTAVIDGWPVWENRIKPWFDVFLPDSSVEPYVENTIKAMTAADWSQPHGQGFVLLFPHRADRFRRERLRVPRQRSDEFVWLFDVLNSGSTMPSVEEVEQMLTRNAQWLDAAREAGGTLYPIGSQQPTNELWQRHYGPDWQDVLNTKARLDPAGILTPGVGIGIHATT from the coding sequence GTGACATCGGTAGCCGGACTCGGTTGGGACCCCGTCACCCGGACCTGGACGACCGCCAGCACCGCGGGCGTGACGAAGGTGCCACCCCTCGACGGCCAGCTCATTGTCGACGTGCCCCCGGCGTTCACCGATGCCTCTCGTGACATGGGACGAATGGTGCACCGCACGCCGGGTGCCGTGCTCAAGCCCGGGAGCGTTCAGGACGTCGGGCGCATGGTCGCGCTGTGCCGCGAGCACCGCATCCCGGTGGCAGCTCAAGGCGCCGGTCACACCACCCACGGCCAGCGCCTGGTCGGTGAGAGCGGTCTGGCAATCGACATGCGCACCCTCGACGGCGTCGAGCCGGTCCGCCGCAACCGGGTGGTCTGCGAGGCCGGCGCACTGTGGTCGGACGTCGTGATCACCCTTGCCGAGCAGGGTTTCCGCTTCCGGGGTGGCCTGACCGGCTACCTGAACCTCTCCGTCGGCGGGACCTTGAGCGTCGGCGGCATCTCCCCCAACTACCAGTGCGGGGCGCAGGTCGACGCCGTCGAGCGCATCCAGGTCGTCACCGGGCAGGGCCACACCCTCTGGGCCTCAGCTGCCGAGAACCGGGACGTGTTCGCCGGCGCGCTCGCCGGTCTCGGACAAGTCGGCGTCATCACCCAGGCCGAACTCGCCCTCGCCCCACTCCCCCGGCGAGTTCACACCTGGTCGGTGCCGTACTCGACCGCGGCGGACGCGTTCCAGGCGATGCGGACCGTCATGGCCCACAACGTCCTCGACGAGGTCTACTGCACCGTCCGCCCTCCCGAACACGACGCGCAGCCGACCTTCTTGGTGCAACTCGCGTACTACGAGGTAGAGACCACCCCGCCGCGGAACATCGTCGACACCCTCCCCACCCCGATCGAGCCCGAGCACTACGAGACCAAGACCTACCTAGACCACGTCACCCTCGACACCGCCGTGATCGACGGCTGGCCGGTCTGGGAAAACCGGATCAAACCGTGGTTCGACGTCTTCCTGCCCGACTCGTCGGTGGAGCCCTACGTCGAGAACACCATCAAAGCGATGACCGCCGCCGACTGGTCGCAGCCCCACGGACAGGGATTCGTCCTCCTGTTCCCCCACCGAGCCGACCGCTTCCGGCGCGAAAGACTCCGCGTGCCCAGACAGCGGTCCGACGAGTTCGTGTGGCTCTTCGACGTCCTCAACAGCGGATCGACCATGCCGAGCGTTGAAGAAGTGGAGCAAATGCTCACCCGCAACGCGCAATGGCTTGATGCCGCGCGCGAGGCAGGCGGCACGCTCTATCCCATCGGCAGTCAGCAGCCGACGAACGAGCTGTGGCAGCGGCACTACGGGCCGGACTGGCAAGACGTCCTCAACACGAAGGCACGCCTGGATCCCGCCGGGATCCTCACACCAGGGGTAGGAATCGGCATCCACGCGACGACGTAA
- the fxlM gene encoding methyltransferase, FxLD system — MTNATSTRPEDLREQMINHIRAAGHLRSERIEQALRAVPRHRFVPAASIEEAYANKAITIKPGPDRPASCISVPTVVAMMLGQLNPQPGDHVLEIGAGTGYNAALLAELVGDTGSVTTIDIHPDVTEHARHALAETGYHRVRVITGDGAHGAAVHAPYDKIIVTVGPWDLPPAWFNQLAHGGTLVVPMHWRGQARSIAFTRHDTHLRATNSQLCGFIPMIGIVPTGEHTGQITEDVALHWDADQDIDPAAMHEVFTGPKTTVWSGTSVAANEPFDHIWLWLTATEPGTCRLDAEDTAIETGLCNPAFSYRTPTIAECDSLAYLAKPRPIEAPGPAGERRFELGATGHGPAAAQLAERLVEQIHRFDRDRTAQPVIAAYPAETSPKDLPSGLLIDKNHVRMVLTS, encoded by the coding sequence ATGACCAACGCCACCAGCACCCGCCCCGAAGACCTGCGCGAGCAGATGATCAACCACATCCGCGCAGCCGGCCACCTGCGCTCCGAGCGCATCGAGCAAGCCCTACGCGCCGTCCCGCGACACCGCTTCGTGCCCGCCGCCTCGATCGAGGAGGCCTACGCGAACAAGGCCATCACCATCAAACCCGGCCCAGACCGGCCGGCCAGCTGCATCTCCGTGCCGACTGTCGTGGCGATGATGCTCGGCCAGCTCAACCCGCAGCCCGGCGATCACGTCCTGGAAATCGGCGCCGGAACCGGATACAACGCTGCCCTCCTGGCCGAACTCGTCGGTGACACCGGCAGCGTCACCACGATCGACATCCACCCCGACGTCACCGAGCACGCCCGCCACGCCCTGGCAGAGACGGGCTACCACCGAGTGCGAGTAATCACCGGCGATGGTGCTCATGGCGCGGCAGTCCACGCGCCCTACGACAAGATCATCGTCACCGTCGGGCCATGGGACCTGCCACCGGCCTGGTTCAACCAGCTCGCCCACGGCGGCACGCTGGTGGTCCCGATGCACTGGCGCGGCCAGGCCCGCAGCATCGCCTTCACCCGCCACGACACCCACCTGCGCGCAACCAACAGCCAACTCTGCGGATTCATCCCCATGATCGGCATCGTGCCGACCGGCGAGCACACCGGCCAGATCACCGAGGACGTCGCGCTGCACTGGGACGCCGACCAGGACATCGACCCGGCGGCCATGCACGAGGTGTTCACCGGCCCCAAAACGACCGTGTGGTCCGGCACCTCGGTGGCCGCCAACGAGCCGTTCGACCACATCTGGCTCTGGCTGACCGCGACCGAACCAGGCACGTGCCGACTCGACGCCGAAGACACAGCCATCGAGACCGGCCTCTGCAACCCCGCCTTCTCCTACCGCACCCCCACGATCGCCGAGTGCGACTCTCTGGCCTACCTCGCCAAGCCACGCCCCATCGAAGCACCCGGCCCCGCCGGCGAGCGCCGCTTCGAGCTCGGCGCCACCGGCCACGGACCCGCCGCAGCTCAGCTCGCCGAGCGACTGGTCGAGCAAATTCACCGATTCGACCGCGACCGCACCGCCCAACCCGTCATCGCTGCATACCCCGCTGAGACGTCCCCCAAGGATCTGCCTTCGGGCCTGCTCATCGACAAAAACCACGTCCGCATGGTCCTGACGTCCTGA
- a CDS encoding lanthionine synthetase C family protein, translating into MTSTVPHTASPEHAPAPGWRQSLGNGAAGQALLHIARAHAGTGNWATAHHWVTTMTADPVAADPQACLYRGAPAVAFVLRTAGLPAYRGVLRVLDEHLAAMTRARLERAHARLDRGELPALREYDLINGLTGLGVCLLQSVHVDPNHRAGDLLRDVLTYLVQLTGPITLDGAILPGWWSPTGPSGRPDRRWPGGHANLGMAHGIAGPLALLSATMIRGITVAGQPEAIERTDRFLRSWRCGPKTRPWWPGLLSSREWRNTAVAQPGPQRPSWCYGTPGLTHARHLAAQALDAPTRLAETEAALVACFTDAGQLDQLTDASLCHGWAGLVHTARRTLARAEPGSHAAEALAQLEHHWQHRRTRAARELSERSGMLEGKTGIALTDLAPDAGWDLCLLTPAVSSHDSIPSTPRGTR; encoded by the coding sequence ATGACCTCCACCGTCCCGCACACCGCCTCGCCCGAGCACGCTCCTGCGCCCGGATGGCGTCAGTCCCTGGGCAACGGAGCGGCCGGGCAAGCGCTGCTGCACATCGCTCGTGCGCACGCCGGAACCGGAAACTGGGCCACCGCTCACCACTGGGTCACGACCATGACCGCCGACCCCGTGGCCGCCGACCCACAAGCCTGCCTGTATCGCGGCGCCCCGGCCGTCGCGTTCGTGCTGCGCACCGCGGGCCTGCCCGCCTACCGCGGCGTGCTGCGAGTACTCGACGAGCACCTCGCGGCGATGACCCGGGCTCGATTGGAGCGGGCGCATGCGCGACTCGACCGCGGAGAACTGCCCGCGCTGCGCGAATACGACTTGATCAACGGCCTGACTGGGCTCGGGGTGTGCCTGCTGCAGTCCGTCCACGTCGATCCGAACCACCGCGCCGGCGACCTACTGCGCGACGTGCTGACCTACCTGGTCCAGCTGACCGGCCCGATCACGCTGGACGGGGCCATCCTGCCCGGCTGGTGGTCTCCCACCGGACCGTCGGGGCGCCCCGACCGGCGGTGGCCCGGCGGCCACGCCAATCTGGGCATGGCGCACGGCATCGCCGGCCCCCTGGCGCTGCTGTCCGCCACGATGATCAGAGGCATCACCGTGGCCGGCCAGCCGGAGGCCATCGAACGCACCGATCGGTTCCTCCGCTCCTGGCGCTGCGGCCCGAAGACCAGGCCGTGGTGGCCCGGCCTGCTCTCCAGCCGCGAATGGCGCAACACGGCCGTTGCCCAACCCGGTCCGCAACGACCGTCATGGTGCTACGGCACCCCCGGCCTGACTCACGCCCGCCACCTGGCCGCCCAGGCACTGGACGCCCCGACCAGGTTGGCCGAGACCGAGGCTGCGCTCGTCGCCTGCTTTACCGACGCAGGGCAGCTCGATCAGCTCACCGACGCCTCGCTCTGCCACGGCTGGGCAGGGCTGGTCCACACCGCCCGCCGCACGCTCGCCCGCGCCGAACCCGGCAGCCACGCCGCCGAGGCCCTCGCCCAGCTCGAACATCACTGGCAACACCGCCGCACCCGGGCCGCGCGGGAACTGTCGGAGCGCAGCGGAATGCTGGAGGGCAAGACCGGCATCGCGCTCACCGACCTCGCGCCGGACGCCGGGTGGGATCTCTGCCTGCTCACCCCAGCCGTCAGCTCGCACGACTCGATCCCCAGCACACCGAGAGGAACTCGATGA